The segment TTGGACAACATAGTAATTAATAGCTCTAGCCCTTTCTGTGCAGCACCCTCAGGTCCATAATGCTCCTGCAAAGCCTGCAATGTGATTAATAAAATAAGTCATGAGCTTACTGCTTTGTAGTTAGACTGGGGTATTAAAGAAATATGATTTCATTGAATAAAGAAATGAGTTGGTGGGAGGTTCCAATTTGCAATCATTCAAAAGGATGCAATCAAGCTCATTCCATTCACTATAAGTAGATATCATCACCTTAAGGCCATCAAAACTGCCCTTCAATAACTCTGCAGGTGGTTGATTGCTCAGTGACAAATCTCCATGCATCTCAACAGCTTTTCTACTATTGCGGAGCAGAGCTAGAAGACTTGCTATGAATTCCCTGTTTGCTTTCTGCAAACAATCAAAATGCAAATCTtccaataaaagtttgaaaattataaaatgaatggGTTGAtctaaaatacaatatttataacaaataaaagaCCTTAGACATATGAAGATTTATAGTGGCACCACTAGCCAATGGGATTGCTAATTCTCCCTTCAGTGCTTCCAAGGGATCAACAGCATATGATCCACCCAACCAAGATGCCTGAACAAACACATAATGCCAGTGTCACACATTTAAGCAAAATGATCAATAGCACAGGAAAAGGCAATATCAGGGGGTAAATACAAGTCAAGACTTACAAAATCACTTAAATCCTCGTCAGTGAAATCCACAAATTCTTCATCGAGAGAAACCACTGAAACCTCTTCGCCTGAAACAGattatggaaaatgaaaataaataatcatcaaAATTCACAATCCATtgattcaaaaaacaataaatagtcACATTAACAAAACAAGTCTTTCTATTGTTCATGTATATAGCGCATCGGTACCTGGAAGTTGAATATCAGCTTTATTTAAACCAGGAACAATCTTGCTCTTGTAGGCAGCATTGAACATTACATTTGCTTGATCGGCCACAGACGGAAGCTCTACATGCAAAGATAATTCGCTCAAGTACTAggtcaacaaaagaaaacaaatcaaacaccaataCCAGAGACCCTAACCTCCAGTGACTTCCAGCATGAAAACAGCACGAGGCCTGTTAAACGGATTGGGCAAGAGAACCTCATTCAACTGTAAAAGAAACAGCAACAACATTTATCAGAATCAACAATTCccacaaacaataatataaactataaaatttaagtcTGCAAAGCATGCTATTCCAAATGACCTTCAATGAACTAGCAGCTGAGAGTGCATCCGATGGCACAAAACCAAGCAAGACCGACACGGCAGCACCAACTTCTCCAAGCGACATGGAGTTAGACTGTAAAATCAGACATATAGTCAATTGACAGCGAGACAGACAATTACACACTGCACAGGAATAGGAATGATAATTGTTCGACATCAGCTCAGCAAAACATCACAAAAAAGTGTAAAATATGATGGATCAACTCATTTTCAGGTATCATAACTAGTGTAAATTGAAATGAAGTATATGTGTTGCGATTTTTCTAGTTCAATTGACTAATTTCTAATTCCAATCTAAATCATCTCAGATATTTGCTATGAACACTTCCCTAAGACATTTAGTAATTGATAGAGATCGAAATAAATGAACTACACAAAAAATTCTGCATCGGGCAGCTTGAATTGAAGTACCAGAAAAATTGAAGTATAGAAATGGAAGAAACCTGGACGACATCGTTTGGTGATGGAGAGCGCAGATATTGACGAGTCTGGCTATCGATGAAAATAACCGAACCGCTAATCTCAGCCTggaagggagggagggaggagaAATTAACCAAACGAATCAAATGATCACAAATTAGCCAAGATCAAATCAAGCATGGACAGAGAGATATGTACCTTAGCTAGTGAGTAGAGAAGAGAGGAGATGATGACCAGAGGCAAAACGCTGCGTATTTGGAAATCCATTGTCCAGACAGAGGGAGAGAGATCTGTGGTATGATCAATCAGGAGAGGAGAGAAGAACGTCCCGAAATTTCATTAATCCTTTgttggagagagaaagaaaaaaagcgaCGTCGTGTCAATGTGGGCTATTGTTAAATGAATTGGGCTTTTGTTAGCTATAAAAGGGGGGTTTGGGCTGGTAAAATTTCGTTAAGAAAATAATGGTCGGCCCAAGTTATTGCTAATggaccataaaaaatattacaagataGCTATAGGCTTAATTATAGTGGCTTTGAAACTTCAATTAGAGTATTTGTGTAGGCTTTAACGGAAATAGAAGGTAGAAAAATCTAGATTTAgcctaataagaaaaaaactgagattataattattaaacgcAGTGTGGTTTGATAAGTTGATTCAAAACTTGAAGAACGTATTTTTTTGACttggtataaaaaaatcaacttaatttaattagatcGATCCAATCAAAactcagtttaatttttatttttttaaaaaaaataatagtattttaaatttttaaaataaaaactgatttaTCAAGATCAACTTATTTAATTCATGTTCATGACGTGAAATTTATACCAATCAAATCCCTTGATCAagtttgataattgttttaaaaggtGATCAAAGAGAAATCTACATAAATTGACAAGCATTAACTATAAAGTTGACAATATtcgtaaaaaaattagagaaaggaTAGCTAAATCTGCGAAGATATCCATGGTTTATCTTTTTGGCCTGCCATTTTCTCGTGCTGATGCAGGTGAGGAATAATAGGAGGGATCCTTCCTGCCTTTACTTGCATCTCCATTCAGCATGCCAAACAATGGAAACATTTCTAACTTATCCCCTCGTTCATCGATCCCCATTCATACCCCCTCCTCCTAAACAGACCTTTCaagcaaaattattaaattttattagtttaaagTCCAGGTCATGggttgtatttaaaaaaaaattaataacgatgttctgatattttttaaaaaatattaaatgagattTCAACTAAATCAATtctctatttaattaaatttaaaaaccgGTCCAAGTTAACGGATCACCTGATCAGTCCATTTAATAACACGGCTTAAAAAGTCTCCCCTGAGACCTgtaaaaaatcatggaaatagTATGAGACACAAGCATCATCAAGTTGCTCAAGTTTTACACTCAAgtatttgaaagaaaaggaggaattGATTACTCAGTCCATTCAATGTATATATATTGCTTCgtcctctttatttatttatttatttatttacatatatgTAGATTATAACAAGAGAAACCAACCCACATAAACATGAGAGGGAGGAAAGATTGTTGTGGCATATATATTTTGCATGCACTGGACATGTAGGAATCGGTAGCAATAGACACCCAGCAACCACTGTTTATAATGCATTGGAACAGTAAACCCTCGGCTCCGAGaacatttaaaataaagcatggtttttttcccctttgatCAATGATAATCAttcattcataaaataaaataaaattatatatatgatttctAGGTATATGTCATGTTTCAACAATACCAATCGTGGCGATCGTGCATTCAAAAGACAATTCTAACTTTTTTGCCTGGTGGACGgggttaatttgttttcttcttactTTTTATTGTTACACGTTTGACTAATCATGTATGTTTAACTATTAGCATTTTGATTTGAAGCGGCATGATATTAATTAAGTTATATTAATCAAGGCAATTAGCATAaagcactatatatatatatatatatatatatatatatgtactaAAATGATCCGTAGGTTAGTACTTGTGTAAGGGCCCATGGAATGACTAATTATGCAtcatcaaatcttttttaattattcgtAGATGTTGTCTTTCTCTAACACATGGAAGAAATTTATCAGGGTTTCAGACTAATCAAGATTTGCAGAACTCGTCTTTCATCCATGTGACCTAATAATGGCAAACATGAAGCAATAAGATCCTGTGTGAAAACGAAACGGGTAATTCCGCGGAAGTTGCGGTAGGTTTTGAAGTTGTagttataaaaatatagatttaaaaaaaattaagaatagttttaaagaaatatattctGTTAAAATTAGTATGAGATAGATTTtttgcatgtaaaataaataaaaagatatatttatataaataaaaaaacatgttattttaacttctataaaattagatttcaaaTGCAATTATTTCTTAGCCtaatacaaaagataaaagctatttaattaataaaataattttttcatcgtaattgaaagaaaaatatataattaaactacTAGAATACCGTTTAATCTCTAAATCAAGTGCTTTTTATAACTAGGTGATTACGAATCAATG is part of the Populus nigra chromosome 8, ddPopNigr1.1, whole genome shotgun sequence genome and harbors:
- the LOC133702088 gene encoding uncharacterized protein LOC133702088, with the protein product MDFQIRSVLPLVIISSLLYSLAKAEISGSVIFIDSQTRQYLRSPSPNDVVQSNSMSLGEVGAAVSVLLGFVPSDALSAASSLKLNEVLLPNPFNRPRAVFMLEVTGELPSVADQANVMFNAAYKSKIVPGLNKADIQLPGEEVSVVSLDEEFVDFTDEDLSDFASWLGGSYAVDPLEALKGELAIPLASGATINLHMSKKANREFIASLLALLRNSRKAVEMHGDLSLSNQPPAELLKGSFDGLKALQEHYGPEGAAQKGLELLITMLSKMFDSLQAAYKGQIVGAILFNTAPAPESETLLNVMLTSRPSARRLEETKVPPIETIAEVALVRITLAWITGIVLIIATLLGIYFLFSMPLTKDTLLYSNVKLD